The Cylindrospermum stagnale PCC 7417 genome segment CCCCCCTTTTTAAGGGGGGCTGGGGGGGATCATCAATCTGTGAAACCTGTCGAGTTTTACCCACAATTTCGACATTGTAATAAACAACTCCGGAGGTTTGGAGAGAAGTCTTTCAGTAAACTTTATGATTTTTCAAACATTCTCAGATGACGAAATGCGATCGCCTACGGTGGGGCGTAGCCCATCGCTAATTTGGCATCACCGCACAGATACAAAAACTCCTGGTAATGACTCCAGCAGCAAGTTACAGCAGTTTTCATTTATTCAGAGACGTTGCATGCAACGTCTCTACCTTCTATCGTTCATTTACCTGAAAATGTCTGTAAATTGGAATTATTTGTAAAAAGATTCTTCTTGGGATTTATCGCTAAACAAACCCAACAGGGGTCCGAGAATTGCCCCAAAGATGAAACCCCCTGCATGGGCCCAGTAAGCAATACCGCCGCTTTCCATGCCAATGTTAGTACGTGCTTCTAAACCGGCGACTCCATAGAAAGCTTGCTGAAGAAACCAAAATCCTAAAAAGAAATATGCAGGTACGCGGAAAGTAGGAAAGAAAATACCCAAAGGCACAACGCCGAGAATTTCCGCTTGGGGAAAGCGGAGAATGTATGCACCCATCACACCTGCGATCGCACCACTCGCCCCCAAAGAAGGAATATTAGAACCTTGGGCAAAGTACCACTGGGTTAAAGATGCTAAAATACCGCAAGACAGATAAAAAAGCAAATATTTGAAATGTCCTAATTTGTCCTCAACATTATTACCAAAAATCCAGAGAAACAACATATTGCCAGCTAGGTGCAATAACCCACCATGCAGAAATTGAGAAGTAATTAAAGTTGCCCATTCCGGGACTGGTTGATTTACCGAAATACCAGCAAAGCTTAAGGTGAGTTCTCGCGGAACTACAGCCGCCAGGTGCAGAAAACCATTTAATGCTTGGGGGGGAAGACTGGCTTCATAAATAAAAGCGAGAATATTCGCTGCAATCAGCACCAAGGTAACATAAGGCGTAGTTTTTGTAGGATTGTCGTCACTAATGGGAACCACTGGCTTTTTTCCTAGTTTTTGAGAACTTAGCCTCAAAATACCGAACTTTACCAGTAATTTCTTCTACCCTGTGGATGGATATTGCTGGGAAATTTGCTAGTACAGCCTAAATCTTGTAACTCTGCCAACGTACTTTCTGCCTAGGATACCCGATTGTGGTAGTTAATAGCAACCTTCGCAAAAGCTTTGTATTTTAAATTTAGAAGCAGCTAGTCTCACATAAGCAAAAGTAATTGGCTCATGCTTGCAGTGGTTATTGAAAAATTACAAAACGCTAAAAGTTAGCTTTTTTATGCCTTTATATCATTCATTTCCTTAAATACGACAATTCAGTTACTTTGCTTAATATGAGTAGTATAGTAATCACTATGGATAATGTCTAACAGGTAACGCCCATAGCTACTTTTATCTAGTAGTTTGGCAAGTTGATCAAGTTGTTCGGCATCGATATATCCTTGACGATAGGCAATTTCTTCAACGCAAGCTATTTTAAAACCCTGCCGTTGTTCTAAGGTTTGAATAAAACAAGAAGCTTGGTGCAGGTAATCGTGAGTACCTGTATCTAACCAAGCGTAGCCTCGACCCAAAATCTCAGATTTGAGTTGCCCTCGTTGGAGATAAACCAGATTTACATCAGTAATTTCTAACTCATTGCGAATAGAAGGTTTAAGCTGGGCAGCAATTTCACAAACCTGAGAATCGTAGAAATAGATACCAGTCACAGCATACATAGACTTGGGAATATCAGGCTTTTCTTCTAAACACACTACCTGCCCAGTTGCATCAAATTCAATCACTCCATAATGCTGAGGTTCAGCTACTCTATAACCGAAGATTAATGCACCCTCACGCAACTTAGCTGCACGAGTTACTACCTCAATTAAACTATTCCCATAGAAAATGTTATCACCTAAAATTAGGCATACTGGGTTGTGATCAATAAATTCTTTAGCCAAAATGAATACCTGTGCAATACCTTCAGGTTTTGGTTGTTCCACATAGCTAAATTTAAGACCCCATTGGCTACCATCTTGCAAAAGTTGCTGAAATAGTGGTAAGTGTGCGGGTGTGGAGATGATCAGAATATCACGAATTCCAGCTAACATCAGAGTGGACAGGGGATAGTAAATCATGGGCTTATCATAGACAGGCATCAAATGTTTACTAATTACCTGTGTTAGCGGGTACAATCGTGTACCAGAACCACCAGCTAAAATAATGCCCTTCATAGTTAATTCCTCAAATGGTTTAGGGTTCCGCTCTTGGTGATAGCACTATTATTCTGTCTTGATAATTTTGCTGAATCCAAGTTTGGTAAGCGCCTGATTGAACTTGCTCTACCCAAGTTTGATTGCTCAGATACCATTGAATTGTCTTTAATAAACCACTATTAAAGTCCTCCTTTGGCTGCCAGCCTAATTCAGAGCAGATTTTGCTACAATCTATTGCATAGCGTCGGTCGTGACCAGGACGGTCTTTGACAAAAGTAATCAGAGAAGAGTGGCTGAAGTTGGGTTTAGATAATAACTCATCGAGGAGCGCACAAATTTTCTCAACAACTGTGATGTTTGTCTGTTCTTTATTACCACCAATATTATAGGTTTCTCCAATTCGACCGTGTTCCAAAACCTGATAGAGGGCTTCGCAGTGATCTAGGACATATAACCAGTCTCGAATATTCTGTCCATCACCATAAACTGGTAAAGGTTTGCCATGCAAAGCGTTGAGAATTATCAAAGGAATCAGTTTTTCGGGAAACTGGCGTGGTCCGTAGTTATTTGAACAGTTAGTGATTAAAGTGGGAAGATTATAAGTTTGAAAGTAAGCTCTTACAAGATGATCAGACCCTGCTTTTGACGCAGAATAAGGACTGTTGGGAGCATAAGCAGTATCTTCCCGAAAAGCTGGATCTGTCGGACTTAAGGAGCCATATACTTCATCAGTAGATATATGTAAAAAACGAAATTGTTCTCGTTTTTGTGGGGATAATTTTTCCCAATAGATTTTACTTGCTTCTAAAAGTTGGAATGTTCCTACTATATTAGTCTGAATAAAATCCTGGGGACTGAGGATTGAGCGATCAACATGGCTCTCAGCAGCAAAGTTAATAACTGCATTTGGTTGATCCTGCTCTAGCAGACTGCACAATAACTCAAGATCACCGATGTCTCCACGGACAAAATGATATGCTGAATCATCCTGCAATTCTGCTAAATTTTGCGGATTGCTGGCGTATGTTAGCTTATCTAAATTGATAATATTAGCCCACTGTTCTTTTCTAGCCTTCAAAATGAAGTTAGAGCCGATAAAACCAAGTCCACCAGTTACTAAAATTGTTTGCATTTCGGTTCATCTGATTTTTGATTAGTAACTCTCTGAAAATAAGGAGCAGTAAACCTACCTGCTGTCTGCTTTTAACAGGGTAGCTAGTTGGCGAAACTAATCAGTAAAAAATAGAGATAGCTGCCGCGTAGAATTAATGACATCTTTATACCTATACTACTTTTTCTGTTTTCTAATTAGAAAGAAAATTAAAAAAATCTTTTTTGCCTAGTAAGTGACCCTTAAATAACTAGTGCTCTTTATTTTCTGAAGCGAGACTAACCTGGTCTAAATGATGAAAGTCATAGGAGGAAATTAGCTATCTCACTATACCAATATCATCTTCAAATGAGGCTAAATTGGCAAAAACCTATTTATTAAATAAACATAAGGGAGACTAAAAAAATGGCTAATTACAACAATGAGGGGAACGTTAAGACAGATAAAATTATACTGTAATAGGGTTGAAGAGAAAGTTAAGTAGTTAATTAAAAAATACTTAAGATAAAATTAGGCAGTGATAGTAGCATAAGATAGATAATATTTAATAGCTGTTGGGAGCTAGGTAAGGGACTTCCAATTTAAAAAATATCCAATCGGTAGGGACACAGCAATGCTGTGTCCCTACAAATCTATGTTTACTGGATAATTTATTTTTTGGTATTCCCTAACTTGATGAGTCAGACTATCAAAGTAGATTTAAAAAATGTTACAATATAGCGGTATAGGCTACTGGTTTCTAGCTTGAATTTCCCGAACTATAAATAGGATTACAACATTGATACCAGTCAAAGAGTTTACCTATTTATCAAGGATTAACTCCTACCGAACTTGAACAAGTTTGCCAGAGTATTAAGTTGTTTTTTAACTAAATTGTCCTATAAAGTAGAGACGTTGCAGGCAACGTCTCTAAATAAATGAACCCTGCTGTTTAAGCTCAATAAACTCATGTTTTTTACCAACTCCCTAGAAAATCAACTCCAACGCTGGAACGATACCATCCATAATCACCCGCAAAATTCTAATGCTTACATTCGTCGAGGGATGGTTAATTTTCAACTTGCCAAAATTGCAGAATCGATTCAAGATTTTGACACCGCAGAACAATTAGATTCTCGTCTTAAACCCTACCTTTGGCAACGTGGTCTATCTTATTATTACGCCGAAAGATTTGCCGAAGGTGCTCAACAATTTGAAATAGATTTAACAGTAAATGCTCAAGATGTAGAAGAAACAGTCTGGCAATATCTTTGCATAGCTCGCGATGAGGGTGTACTACAAGCGCGGAATTCCCTATTAAATGTAAAAAATGACCCCCGGCGAATTATGCGGTCTATATATGATTTCTATGCAGGGAATTGCACACATGATGATGTTTTAAATATTGGGAAATTAGAAGGTTTAAAAGGTAAGTTTTACAGTCATCTTTACTTAGGATTATATTACGAAGTCGAGAATAATCTTGATTTGGCTCAGGAATATATAGTTAAAGCTGCTGATAATTACAAAATTGATGATTATATGTGGTACTTAGCGCAGGTGCATAAAAATCTGCGGGGATGGGAAAATATTAGTTTGCTCGCGTAGCTTGTTCTTCAGACACAGGATAGTCGTACAGAATTTAGTATAAATTCTGGGATCTGTCCCATGTATTATTTTGTGAACGACTTTTTAGGACAATTGGAAGTTGTAATTATTTCCATAATCACTGTCATAACAACGAATATCATTTTGCTCAGAAGTGTCATATGGATCATATCCATAATTTTCAAACCAGATATTCAGCTTTTGAGCATTTGACGGAATATCAATTTCTAGAGGTGTGAGGAAATTATCTTGTTTTTTTCTGAGTGATTTATATTGAACTTGTCCATTATCTTCAAATTGAAAACCAGCCAGAATTTGCCAACTTGGTATACCTCTATAATTTGTTCGTCGGCAAGTTAATCGGCTTTCGTCATAAATGATTTTTAATTGACCGCTTGGAGCTAATTGACCTGTGACGTTTTCTTGCCAATCTTTAGTAAAATCAATCTCCGCAGAACTAACTGCGTAACTAGGACTAACAAACACAAAAGACAAGCTGAATACAACTAAGAAAAGCGCCAGAGATTTTTTAAGGAACTGAAAAATTTTCATGATTTGATTTTCTCTAATTTGATGTACTTGCCTGACGAAGGTTTTTGCCTCAATCAACTAAACCGACAAATACAACAATATATTCTCAGTATGATAGCGAGAATTCAAGGAAAGTTAAGAAAGTTAAACAGGACTGTTAAGGAAGAATTCAGAATCAATACTTAAAGCACTGGAGACTGGACACAAAATATTTATCGAGCAATCGCAATGCGTGCATTTTTCCATTAAGCTGAACTTCCCCAGTTGCAAATGTACTACACAGACTTGTAAGCTCTGAGTTGCAGAATGCGATTGCCTCATAAAGGGTGGTAGATGATTTCTATGCAGGGAATTGCCCACCAAATGATGTTTTAAATGTTGGTCAATTAGAAGAGTTAAAAGAGCAGTTAAAGGGAAGAGTAGCCAGTACAAGAAATTACCAGGGTCAATGGTTAAATGCTGAGGACTGGGTAAAGGCCGAACAGATTATACCTAAACATTCAGGCAGGTACATAATTGATTTCAAACGTCCTATTGGCAGAGTGTATCATTTAGATGGAACTATAACTGAAAATGTAACTCGTGCATTTGTTCAAAGAAATAATGATGGAACTCTCAACTCTTCATATCCTGTTCTAAATAGGTTCATACTGTAAAAATTCCCAAGGAGAGATATAAGTGAATCAAACTCAAAACTTTTCTCTTCAATTCTTAGAACCTTGTTTTAAGAACTGGTTTCTCCCTCCTGAAGATCCATTAGGAGAGCTTTCTCATTTAGAAATGGGACTAAAGCGTTTATGCTTTGAAAATAACTATAAAATCTTATTAGAAATTGGATGCGAAGAACAAGAATTATTTCTAGATCCGGATATAATTCTAGTTTTGGATGAATTACCCGAAAAAGTATCTCTATTATTGTCAGGTAAAAATATTGAGTTAGAATTTCCTGAAAGCTCTATGGTAATTTATTTACAACCTATAGATTTTTGGCAAATAAAATGTATTTGGAAAAAGTATGGATACTCACTTGAACAAAAGACTTTTTTGCTAGATAATCAGCAAGTATTAAATAAGTTACTAGATTTCTTAGCTAGGTTAATTAATATGGCTGTTAATAAAGGTTATATTTCCTTTGAAGAAGGATCTGAATTTATCATACCAATTTCTCGATCCTATTCAGTTAAGACTCCTCCATCCCGGCACATACAGCGACCTCCTTTAAAAGAGGGTTGGGGAAATTAAGCTACCTTTTTAAGGGTAGCCAGTATTGTTTTGTTGGTTTCCCCATAAGTGACTGGCGTGGCTTGGGGGAATCTTCGATGGTTTTTCATCACTAACCTAAAAGTTATTGGTGAGCATAAGATTCAGGTTAACGTCCCAACATTTTATCTCGCAGATGCTTGATGCGATCGCGCAATTTGGCCGCTTCTTCAAATTCTAGCTTCTTCGCCGCCTCTTTCATCTGCGCTTCTAACTGGGTAACCAACGCCGGAATCTGTTCTAACGGTAATTCATCTATATGTTCATCGACGATTTTCAAATCACTTGCATTCAACCGCCGAGATACATCCAAGAAAGACAAAATCGCATTACTTGATTTTTTGATAATCGGTTGCGGTGTAATTCCGTGCATCCGGTTGTGCGCCATTTGAATTCCTCGCCGTCTGTCGGTTTCATCAATGGCTTTAATCATGCTACCTGTTAAATTGTCAGCATACATGATGGCTTTCCCTCGAATGTGACGCGCCGCACGTCCAATAGTTTGAATTAAAGAACGTTCTGCACGCAAGAAACCCTCTTTATCTGCATCCATAATCGCCACAAGGGAAACTTCTGGTAAATCCAAACCTTCCCGTAGCAAATTCACCCCAACCAAGACATCAAAAGTACCTTCGCGCAAATTCTGCAAAATCTCAATGCGCTCAATTGAATTAATTTCCGAATGCAAATATCTGACCCGAATTCCCTTATCTTGCAGATATTCGGTCAAATCTTCCGCCATCCGCTTGGTTAATGTGGTAATCAGCGTTCGTTCATGGAGGTCAACTCTATCTTTAATTTCTCCTAACAAATCATCAATTTGTCCTTCTGTCGGCCGGACATTAATTTCTGGGTCAATTACTCCAGTCGGTCGAATTACTTGCTCAACAATATGATCTTCAGAAATTTCTAATTCCCAATTTCCGGGGGTAGCAGAAACAAAAATACACTGGTTGACTTTTTGCCAAAATTCCTCGGCTTTTAAAGGACGGTTATCAGCAGCGCTGGGAAGGCGAAAACCATGATCTATTAAAACTTTTTTCCTGGCTTGGTCGCCGTTGTACATGCCGCGAATTTGCGGCACGGTGACATGAGATTCATCAATTACTAATAGCCAATCTTTAGGAAAATAATCAATTAAACATTCTGGTGATTCTCCGGCTTGCCTTCCTGCTAGGTGACGAGAATAGTTTTCTACGCCGTTGCAGTAACCGACTTCGCGCAACATTTCTAAATCGTAGCGTGTCCGCTGATCTATGCGTTGCGCTTCTAATAATTTGCCATCGGCTTCTAATGCTAATTTTTGCTGTTTTAATTCGGCGGCGATGTCCTGACAAGCGACTTCTAACCGGTCTTCTGGGGTGACAAAGTGACGCGCAGGGTAGATATTCACTGCTTCCAAACTTTTGATAATTTCACCTGTCACCGGGTCAATATAACGAATTGCGTCAATTTCATCGCCAAAAAACTCAACGCGAATAATTCGGTCTTCGTAAGCGGGGCCAATTTCTAAGACATCACCCCGGACGCGAAACTTTCCCCGTCCCATTTCTATATCGTTGCGGCTATATTGCACTGATGCCAAATCCCGCAAAATTTGACGTTGATTAACTTCCATGCCGATTTGCAGGGGAATGGCTGCTTTTAGGTATTCGGCGGGAATTCCCAAACCGTAAATGCAGCTAATGGAAGCAACGACGATGACATCACGGCGTTCAAATAGCGATCGCGTCGCTGAGTGCCGCAACATATCTATTTCATCATTAATCGCTGCCGTTTTCTCAATATACGTGTCGGTGACGGGAATATAAGCTTCTGGCTGATAGTAATCGTAGTAGCTGACAAAATACTCAACGGCGTTTTTCGGGAAGAACTCCCGCAACTCATTACAAAGCTGTGCCGCCAAGGTTTTGTTATGGGCCAGCACCAAGGTAGGTTTTCCCACTTTCTCAATCACTGCTGCTACTGAGAATGTCTTACCAGTTCCTGTAGCTCCCAGTAACGTTTGGTAACGATTACCTGCTTCGATGCTAGTAACGAGTTGTGCGATCGCATTTGGTTGATCGCCAGTCGGAGCAAAGGGAGCTTGAAGACCAAATTCTGCCATACCGTTTTGCCGAGAATACCCTATCTCATAGTAACGATTCCACCAGGCAACCTTTGCACCGAGTTAGACAAACTCATAAATAGTAATAATTTTTTACAAAAAGTAATTATTCATTTTTACTTATATGTCAGTATTGAAAATACTTATAGCTTTAAGTGATTTTTTCAGGTTAGGCTCTCATAAATATAGGAAAAAAATTTATCTTTACTTAATTATTGTAAAATTCAGTTAACAAGCCAGATGTGTTGAGTTATGAGTATTAGCAGCACTGGCAAAACAATTAGTTTTCGGCAAAACTTGCCAATTCCAAGGGAGAAACAATGGTGGAAGACACAAATAACCAAGATCAGAATTTTAATCCAGATCAAGTCGAGCCAGGTACTGAACAGCCAGTGCAGGATGCTCAAGGGACACTCGCCGTTGCTGGAGTTAGTTCCATTGACAGCAGTGCCTTGAACATCGCTGAAACATTCTCAGCCGCTGGGTTACGTCCGATTAGCGCCAGTAGTTTGCAAGTAGTTGAAACCTATAACTCAATGGGGATTCGTCCAATTGGTGCCCATACATTTGAAATCGTTAGCAGTATTAACTTATCTGGTATTCGTCCAATTAGTTCAAGTTCGTTGGTAATTTCTGAAAGCTATACGTCGTTCGGTAATCGTCCAATGGCATCAAACGATATTGATGATTCGGCAATTTTGATGGGTTTTTTAGATTAGAAAAAGATATCATCTTTATAAATTTATTAAATCGGTTTCTTCACGAAACCGATTTTTTTATTTAAAAAGTCCAGAGCCAAGAATTAGTATTTTGGTAGAAATCCAACTTGCTCAGATAGCACCCTGAGCAAGCGATTATCTAGATGGCAACGTCTAAATTAAGCAAAAACTCTAGTTGCAAGTCGGCTCTACAATAGCATACATTTACTAGCTCTTGTTATCTCTCTTTTTATATATATAGCTAATATACCCTACGACGGAAGGCTTTAGCAAAAACTTTAAGCTACTTTGTAAAGGAGACAACAAATAATTTCAAAGTTGTTCATCAGCTTTGAAACATATTTTTTATAAAATCAGGAGAGCAAAATGAGTTTAGAAGAAAAGGCCAAAGCCACAGCTAAAAATATTGAGGGTAAAGCCCAAGAAGCACTAGGAAATGTGACTGGAGATCCACAAGATAAAGCTGAAGGTAAAGCGAAGCAAGCCGAAAGTGAAGTACGTCACGCTGTTGAAGACGTGAAAGATAATGTCAGAAAAAAGCTTGATTAAGATTTGTAGTATTTTCTGGCAGCAAATCTAAGTCTATGACCCAATACTGCTCATTTCAGTTAAAAACATTTGAGGTTCAGTAACGGGTGAAATAATCGCAAAACCCAACAAATACGTGTTTGTTTGGGTTTTGTAGATCAATCCAACCTTAGCAAGTTTTTATTTTGATATCCTCATTGAGCGTTATTAGTCTATAAAGGCGTAAATCTGACTTAGGATTTGACTGTAAGAGGTTGTTTAAAAAGTATCAAAATTGATCGAGATCCCCCCTTGCCCCCCTTTCCAAGGGGGGTAAAACTTCTTAAAGTCCCCCGTTCGGGGAGCCAGCGCGGTCTTGGGGGTCTCCACGCCACATGCTTCAAGTCGGCGGAGCCGCCCAACGCAGTGGCTCCCCATGAGCGACTGGCGTGGATTTAGGGGTATCTGCTGGTGCTTAACACATCACCAAAAACTTTTCAAACATCCTCTAAGTCGCAGCTATACCCGAATCAATTCCCCTTTGCTCAGTAGGTGATGGTTTTTAAAGTCAAAATTTTTCTAGCTAGACGCGGCGCTCTTTAAATTGAATTACACACAAATATAAACAACATTCATCCGGTACAGCTTGATTAATTGTGTTAAATTTCAAGCCTTTGGTCTTCTGGCAATACCACGTACCATTTCGGAAATTACCCACTTTAAACAGTAGCTAGGTATGTATTCTCAAGTTTCGGAGCAATCCCATAGTGGCAGGGATGATCAGCATCGCTGCGGCTAAGTGGCTGTATAGTCGCAAATAACTACCGCAGTCCAAAATAAAAATCTAGAAAAAAAGGGTGGAAAATAACCACCCTTCTTTTTTTTGGAGCAAATCGCTCAAAAAATGGATTAAACAGCCGCTAATTCTGGTGCAGGACGCTTGCTGTTGCGAATATTGGTAATCGCCTCGGCATAATCGGGAGCATTAAACACAGCGGAACCAGCGACGATCGCATTAGCTCCCGCTTCCAAAACTTGCCAGGTATTATTTGCCTTCAGTCCCCCATCCACTTCAATCCAGGGATCAAGACCGCGTTCATCACACATCTGGCGCAGTTTGCGAATTTTGGGCACTACTGTGGGAATAAAGCTTTGACCACCAAAACCGGGGTTGACGCTCATAATTAGCACCAAATCGCACAAATCTAAGACATATTCAATTAGCTCTAGAGGAGTACCGGGGTTAAGTACAACTCCAGCTTTTTTACCGAGTTCTCTGATTTGTCCGAGTGTGCGATGCAGGTGGGGCGAAGCATTATGCTCGGCGTGTACAGAGATAATATCAGCACCCGCTTTGGCGAAACCCTCAACATACTTTTCTGGTTCCACAATCATCAAGTGGACATCCAGTGGTTTTGCTGTAATGGGACGAATCGCCTCCACAACCAGAGGGCCTATCGTAATATTAGGTACAAAACGACCGTCCATTACATCAACATGAATCCAATCTGCTCCTGCCGCGTCTACAGCGCGAATATCGTCACCTAGGCGACTAAAGTCGGCTGATAAGATGGATGGAGAAATCACAATGGGCTTTTTAGATAGGTTTTGGGTCATGGCTGGTGGGTTTTTAAGCGTCCTCGTCTGTAGGCATTGTAACAAAATATTGAGTCCATGCTCATAACTTTGATCCCGCCATTGTGATTCAGGGAGGGAGAATAAGAATTAACAACCAACAACAGACAACTGATAATGGGCAACAAACTAACCTGGGTAATTTGGGGATTGAGTGTTTCCTGCTTGAGTTTGCCAGTGTTTGCTTCAGCTTTAGGATCTTCTTTGGGAAGTCAGGGCATTGATGCGCTGAAACTACACCAATCTCCTTACAATTTAATCGGGCGCAAAATTGCCATTGGTCAGGTGGAAATTGGGCGTCCGGGAATGTTCGGGTGGGATAAAACGGGAGCGAAGAATCGTGCCATATCACCAGTGGCGGTATTTTTACGCAATGGGCCAGCTAAGTCAAATAGCGGTGTTGACCCCCACGCCTATAATGTTGCTGGTGTGATGGTGAGTACAGACAAAGCCTTACCGGGAGTATCCCCAGGAGCAAGACTGTATTCATCTGCTGTGGGTTCTACGAAAAACATGGGACAGCCAGAAGAGTGTTTATCGGCGCAGCACGTAGCCTTACAGAACGGCGGCGATGTCCGTGCCATTAACTTCAGCTTTGGCGAACCCCTGAACCGCGACCCAAGACCGGAGGCTGTTTTAGATGGCAATGCTTTACTAACCTTATGTATTGACTGGTCTAGTCGCGTTCATGATGTTGTGTATGCGATCGCAGGCAACCAGGGTAAGGGCGGTATTCCCATTCCTACCGATAATTTTAACGGAGTCAACGTGGCTTTTTCATCCCGGCGCGGGGGAATTTTTAATAAAGTAGATGTTTCTAATCTGGCGAGTACTAATCCAGGAGTTAATCAGCGCCTAGCTGGTAAGGAGTTTAATCTGGGTGAACGCCGCGCCATTAGTTTAGTTGCACCAGGGAGTAACATTCCTGTGCTTAATTTAGATCGTAGGCAAAATAAGGTTACAGGTACAAGTTTTGCTGCGCCTCACGTTACAGCTACTGTGGCTTTATTACAAGAATTAGGTGATGGACAACTGCGGACAAAACAACCGAATTGGACTACTGATTCTCGGCATCATCAAGTAATGAAAGCTGTATTGCTGAATTCAGCCGATAAAATTCAAGATAGCGGCGATGGTTTGCGGCTAGGAATGACTCGGACATTAATTGATAAACAAAATCAAGACTGGTTAGCAACCGATACCTACCAAAATCCCAAAATTCCCTTAGATTCCCAAATGGGAACGGGTCATTTAAATGCATTTCGCGCTTATCAGCAATTTAGCCCCGGTCAATGGCAGCCATCAGCCTCAGTCCCAGTTATTGGTTGGGATTATCACACAGTTGATGCCGGGGCTGCTGTTGAATATGCCTTCTTCAAACCGTTAAAGCAAAAAAGTTTTGTGGCGATTACCCTCACTTGGGATCGTTTGGTCGAACTAGATGATCAAAATAAAAACCAGCAGTATGATGCAGGTGAGAATTTTAGCGATCGCGGTTTGAATAACCTTGACCTCTACTTAGTAAAAGCTGATGCCAAAAAAACCGATGCTGGTACGGCTTGCTCCTCAATCAGCCAAATCGATAGTGTAGAACATATTTTTTGCCCCGTTCCTGCTGCTGGCAATTACAAAATCCGCGTCCAGTTTCGCCAACAGGTAAACGAAGCCACTCAACCCTATGCTTTAGCTTGGTGGACTGTACCAGCAAAGTGAAATCCGAAGTCTACCGATAAATGTGGGGTTTGACCCTACATCCGCTTTTTGTGCTTATATGATATATGCAAAAAAGTATTTATCCCGGAAGTGAAACTTCTAAATATAAGAGAGAAATTCACC includes the following:
- a CDS encoding CsbD family protein, translated to MSLEEKAKATAKNIEGKAQEALGNVTGDPQDKAEGKAKQAESEVRHAVEDVKDNVRKKLD
- a CDS encoding DUF6209 family protein, with protein sequence MKIFQFLKKSLALFLVVFSLSFVFVSPSYAVSSAEIDFTKDWQENVTGQLAPSGQLKIIYDESRLTCRRTNYRGIPSWQILAGFQFEDNGQVQYKSLRKKQDNFLTPLEIDIPSNAQKLNIWFENYGYDPYDTSEQNDIRCYDSDYGNNYNFQLS
- the rfbA gene encoding glucose-1-phosphate thymidylyltransferase RfbA; amino-acid sequence: MKGIILAGGSGTRLYPLTQVISKHLMPVYDKPMIYYPLSTLMLAGIRDILIISTPAHLPLFQQLLQDGSQWGLKFSYVEQPKPEGIAQVFILAKEFIDHNPVCLILGDNIFYGNSLIEVVTRAAKLREGALIFGYRVAEPQHYGVIEFDATGQVVCLEEKPDIPKSMYAVTGIYFYDSQVCEIAAQLKPSIRNELEITDVNLVYLQRGQLKSEILGRGYAWLDTGTHDYLHQASCFIQTLEQRQGFKIACVEEIAYRQGYIDAEQLDQLAKLLDKSSYGRYLLDIIHSDYYTTHIKQSN
- a CDS encoding tetratricopeptide repeat protein — translated: MFFTNSLENQLQRWNDTIHNHPQNSNAYIRRGMVNFQLAKIAESIQDFDTAEQLDSRLKPYLWQRGLSYYYAERFAEGAQQFEIDLTVNAQDVEETVWQYLCIARDEGVLQARNSLLNVKNDPRRIMRSIYDFYAGNCTHDDVLNIGKLEGLKGKFYSHLYLGLYYEVENNLDLAQEYIVKAADNYKIDDYMWYLAQVHKNLRGWENISLLA
- the uvrB gene encoding excinuclease ABC subunit UvrB; this encodes MAEFGLQAPFAPTGDQPNAIAQLVTSIEAGNRYQTLLGATGTGKTFSVAAVIEKVGKPTLVLAHNKTLAAQLCNELREFFPKNAVEYFVSYYDYYQPEAYIPVTDTYIEKTAAINDEIDMLRHSATRSLFERRDVIVVASISCIYGLGIPAEYLKAAIPLQIGMEVNQRQILRDLASVQYSRNDIEMGRGKFRVRGDVLEIGPAYEDRIIRVEFFGDEIDAIRYIDPVTGEIIKSLEAVNIYPARHFVTPEDRLEVACQDIAAELKQQKLALEADGKLLEAQRIDQRTRYDLEMLREVGYCNGVENYSRHLAGRQAGESPECLIDYFPKDWLLVIDESHVTVPQIRGMYNGDQARKKVLIDHGFRLPSAADNRPLKAEEFWQKVNQCIFVSATPGNWELEISEDHIVEQVIRPTGVIDPEINVRPTEGQIDDLLGEIKDRVDLHERTLITTLTKRMAEDLTEYLQDKGIRVRYLHSEINSIERIEILQNLREGTFDVLVGVNLLREGLDLPEVSLVAIMDADKEGFLRAERSLIQTIGRAARHIRGKAIMYADNLTGSMIKAIDETDRRRGIQMAHNRMHGITPQPIIKKSSNAILSFLDVSRRLNASDLKIVDEHIDELPLEQIPALVTQLEAQMKEAAKKLEFEEAAKLRDRIKHLRDKMLGR
- the rfbB gene encoding dTDP-glucose 4,6-dehydratase, giving the protein MQTILVTGGLGFIGSNFILKARKEQWANIINLDKLTYASNPQNLAELQDDSAYHFVRGDIGDLELLCSLLEQDQPNAVINFAAESHVDRSILSPQDFIQTNIVGTFQLLEASKIYWEKLSPQKREQFRFLHISTDEVYGSLSPTDPAFREDTAYAPNSPYSASKAGSDHLVRAYFQTYNLPTLITNCSNNYGPRQFPEKLIPLIILNALHGKPLPVYGDGQNIRDWLYVLDHCEALYQVLEHGRIGETYNIGGNKEQTNITVVEKICALLDELLSKPNFSHSSLITFVKDRPGHDRRYAIDCSKICSELGWQPKEDFNSGLLKTIQWYLSNQTWVEQVQSGAYQTWIQQNYQDRIIVLSPRAEP
- a CDS encoding rhomboid family intramembrane serine protease, whose protein sequence is MVPISDDNPTKTTPYVTLVLIAANILAFIYEASLPPQALNGFLHLAAVVPRELTLSFAGISVNQPVPEWATLITSQFLHGGLLHLAGNMLFLWIFGNNVEDKLGHFKYLLFYLSCGILASLTQWYFAQGSNIPSLGASGAIAGVMGAYILRFPQAEILGVVPLGIFFPTFRVPAYFFLGFWFLQQAFYGVAGLEARTNIGMESGGIAYWAHAGGFIFGAILGPLLGLFSDKSQEESFYK